From Vanrija pseudolonga chromosome 1, complete sequence, a single genomic window includes:
- the NIP1 gene encoding Eukaryotic translation initiation factor 3 subunit C — MSFFAKLGSDSSDNSDSEDESLRSGSEDEKPQRSNFLRGGDDSDDSDDDSSDEEEEMSDDDSDSDVGGGANKFLRGASSDEDSDDEDEKIKVLSAKDKRFAEMDAAITSIQNATKSGGAASDWVAASAELDKLIRFITRHQTSMTASATPPAGHIPPAFLQTITELEKDVNDTIAGEKSATKKMPGAKSKALNSMKQTLKKKAKEFEGVIAQYTADPVAYTAAYDAANVPPKVEKVKVARTPVAGEEGRDDDFTTIGRGGRQLNLTADGVFKTLRDIFEQRGKKNTDRAETIRILSKLLEVSETTYQKIRVLLALIPARLDYSQNLASIPHESWVLCLKEFEQLVTLLLQHQEYVVKDNVEEYDDLVERVPEKAGDRVAVTGNLVSLLENLDNEFTKTLQHTDAHEHGTEYIARLREEAPLYVAITKAQVLFEREKWADQTVRAVMRRLEHVYSKPDSIVDHFEAAVAQSVAGLQSEITPFGVQRDASALIHLLCVYIYHSDAPLLRARAILAHIFNHAIHARYHQARDLLLMSHLQDTIQHADVTTQIMYNRALVQLGLAAFRRGFINECQQLLSEMFQTQRQKELLAQAVQRYNLQLSPEQELIEKRRLLPFHMHLNIELLEAAYLTSCMLVEIPLLASVDTEEQRRRIASKTFKRLLDLADKQAFMGPPENTRDHIIKASKALQAGEWERARDLILSIKIWQLLDDVKDVETMLARRIQEEGLRTYLFTYAPYYASLSLAHLAATFDLPQQTVTSIISRMIYTDELAASLDQIDQVVVFHRVEQTEVQRLAQQLAERAVLMVEQNEKTLDVKLGQAPGNDRTTNRDGQAAGGSGGRQERRGGARGSYRGRGNRGRTGFNSGLGSRRVAA, encoded by the exons ATGTCCTTCTTTGCCAAGCTCGGCTCAGACTCGAGCGACAACTCGGACTCGGAGGACGAGTCCCTCCGCTCCGGctccgaggacgagaagccCCAGCGCTCCAACTTCCTCCGTGGCGGCGATGACAGCGatgacagcgacgacgacagctcggacgaggaggaggagatgagcgacgacgactcggactcggacgtTGGCGGTGGC GCGAACAAGTTCTTGCGCGGCGCCTCGTCAGATGAGGACtcggacgatgaggacgagaAGATCAAGGTGCTGTCCGCCAAGGACAAGCG CTTCGCCGAGATGgacgccgccatcaccagcATCCAGAACGCTACCAAGTCTGGCGGTGCCGCCTCGGACTGGGTCGCTGCgtcggccgagctcgacaagctcatcCGCTTCATCACTCGCCACCAGACTTCCATgaccgcctcggccaccccTCCTGCCGGCCACATCCCCCCTGCCTTCCTCCAGACcatcaccgagctcgagaaggatGTCAACGACACGATTGCTGGCGAGAAGTCGGCCACCAAGAAGATGCCCGGTGCCAAGAGCAAGGCTCTCAACTCCATGAAGCAGAcgctcaagaagaaggccaaggagtTTGAGGGTGTCATTGCCCAGTACACTGCCGACCCCGTCGCGTACACTGCCGCGtacgacgccgccaacgtTCCCCCCAAGGTCGAGAAGGTCAAGGTTGCCCGCAcccccgtcgccggcgaggagggccgcgacgacgacttcaCCACCATTGGCCGCGGTGGTCGCCAGCTCAACCTTACCGCTGACGGTGTCTTCAAGACCCTCCGCGACATCTTTGAGCAGCGTGGTAAGAAGAACACGGACCGTGCCGAGACTATCCGTATCCTCtccaagctcctcgaggtctCGGAGACGACGTACCAGAAGAtccgcgtcctcctcgccctcatcccCGCTCGTCTCGACTACTCCCAGAACCTCGCCTCGATCCCCCACGAGTCGTGGGTCCTGTGCCTCAAGGAGTTTGAGCAGCTCGtcacgctcctcctccagcacCAGGAGTACGTTGTCAAGGACAACGTTGAGGAGTACGATGACCTTGTCGAGCGTGTCCCCGAGAAGGCTGGTGACCGTGTTGCCGTTACCGGCAACCTTGTCAGCCTGCTCGAGAACCTCGACAACGAGTTCACCAAGACTCTCCAGCACACTGACGCGCACGAGCACGGTACCGAGTACATTGCCCGTCTGCGTGAGGAGGCTCCCCTCTacgtcgccatcaccaagGCGCAGGTGCTCTTCGAGCGTGAGAAGTGGGCCGACCAGACTGTCCGTGCCGTcatgcgccgcctcgagcacgtctACTCCAAGCCCGACTCGATCGTCGACCACTTTGAGGCCGCGGTCGCCCAGTCGGTCGCTGGTCTCCAGTCTGAGATTACTCCTTTCGGCGTCcagcgcgacgccagcgcccTTATCCACCTCCTCTGCGTCTACATCTACCACTCGGACGCTCCCCTCCTCCGTGCCCGCGCCATCCTTGCCCACATCTTCAACCACGCCATCCACGCCCGCTACCACCAGGCACGCGACCTGCTCCTCATGTCCCACCTCCAGGACACGATccagcacgccgacgtcacCACCCAGATCATGTACAACCGTGCTCTGGTCCAGCTTGGTCTCGCTGCCTTCCGCCGTGGCTTCATCAACGAGTGCCAGCAGCTCCTCTCGGAGATGTTCCAGACCCAGCGCCAGaaggagctcctcgcccaggCTGTCCAGCGCTACAACCTCCAGCTCTCGCCCGAGCAGGAGCTGATCGAGaagcgccgcctcctccccttcCACATGCACCTCAACattgagctcctcgaggctgCCTACCTCACCTCGTGCATGCTCGTTGAGATCCCTCTCCTTGCTTCGGTCGacaccgaggagcagcgccgccgcatcgCTTCCAAGACGTTCAAGcgtctcctcgaccttgccgacaAGCAGGCTTTCATGGGTCCTCCCGAGAACACTCGTGACCACATCATCAAGGCCTCCAAGGCCCTCCAGGCTGGCGAGTGGGAGCGTGCCCGTGACCTCATCCTCTCCATCAAGATTTggcagctgctcgacgacgtcaaggacgtcgagacgatgctcgctcgccgcatCCAGGAGGAGGGCCTGAGGACGTACCTCTTCACCTACGCCCCCTACTACGCCTCGctctccctcgcccaccttgCCGCCACCTTTGACCTTCCCCAGCAGACCGTCACGTCGATCATCTCGCGCATGATCTACACtgacgagcttgccgcctcgctcgaccaGATTGACCAGGTTGTCGTCTTCCACCGTGTCGAGCAGACCGAGGTTCAGCGTCTTgcccagcagctcgccgagcgcgctgTCCTCATGGTCGAGCAGAACGAGAAGAcgctcgacgtcaagctTGGCCAGGCTCCCGGAAACGACCGCACGACCAACCGCGACGGACAAGCAGCTGGCGGATCTGGCGGACGAcaggagaggagaggaggagcgcgtggCTCATACCGTGGCCGAGGAAACCGCGGACGTACAGGGTTCAACAGCGGTCTTGGATCGCGACGAGTGGCTGCCTAG
- the mms19 gene encoding MMS19 nucleotide excision repair: MDVARLVRTHVTSSDLDPSGELVDCINAGNAQLLDVVKALGEFLTSTEDDVRLKGLTFLSNLIKKVNPGKINRPAARTLTNFYLAKLDDFDSLPPTLDALLVLSKLATFDDDTAVEVYREIVENVNMKAYTQSVRHQVYLLFDSFLTHHREALKKMGPDFIASFAKMVDGEKDPRNLMLLFQLDRVILLEFDVKAQIDDIFDITFCYFPITFRPPPNDPYGITADDLKLALRACMAASPYFAKAAIPLFLEKFVTAAGPTLRDLLLTMAACFPVYGKDAVGERGEELWEVLKTEVFYSSSSSIESAALQALESLIRTLYPTATDTPAGLAQTIIKQCLEGLKEPEKNQAAGSAKSLAAFIRASPSAGPFAYSQALPQLFRQFNNPALPSQRVPLLSSITTLLMAAKSVYAAPGAERRQEQERSLEPFREPLFDVLREGLRTDGLKTAAVRGSVSLAEIPGFWGRQEVEEIVQLMNDLLVNDHDEEIQRAVLDGLKTIAEKHADVVQSVTLPLLFHTLPEQAPAENDFEGRDKYRSILSSLSELCVLPSLFETLVVRITTKLDLLSSAGADAEQTPSERETTVAYAWDLLNTLRSVLDQKLAAKHVDVARHYAQIVPRLFGLVVSAALPRADRHVPLFRDHRLLVVVASIAEALFWEQPEEKQSKIFETAHSAFESGDLTGVVFDAASAKTAAPRSPFRPDATSPEQDLIVLYTALVRGLKPKTPLPFLSAPDLLTSKIQWAVHVARDEFQLRTALDLITAYVNKRVGDFGDALGPILERICMVDIQDTAQPFEIRRRGLLVYLHIAKALALLRNELAYAAVDRVIEILVLSNLDPVFVDEAARGFAVLADAGKPKGKGRPNHLVVKLLHAQKLWSFVLPKLIEGEKEAEGAKRLVYLVAFASLLPLVPSTVLLSNLPTLLPLLLRSLSLPNPAQRANVITTLTSILETANSSTATDTLLHEQAEAIVDGFLKSALREDGVETSGAVRSAALLGLGVFPDSIRYETLRGAKARVVRSLGLALDDPLRAVRREAVDTRAKWYRQQTVTMAPVTLPPSFYNSFWSPDYRTGLDVLFGQLESGVIENSDIAAFIESQARAHHNLAAALLEPPLNANRQSTSSLQHTLLSLKGASSARGEAHRALALELQEHVLLPFNGWRARHEGRIEDARDEFLAKGGVVSTWEKEVQRLMGLRQAYAAKSRAADDSEDEAKFAGAAATQLAPPDSYTASPPPKHSPLKRSGTVADRITEKLRAAHIRNGSVTDDKDLPPAPGGGAGAEPASPSPLARLRPVDPVADTDSPSSPKEDAFIPPTDPDGLPLLSAEFVPPVPGKDGESPLSPRRDPREQPLLLSGLSLTAKGLGQLLGKFDHYLNTHPAPGTLVDNDLPTTRQALASRQHSTIIGTYEKTFTGEEVVTWLQNNIEGFGGEWDRCLDAAGELQRMGHFSRTGVGRGFDPSDDTYYTLRLVPDNSSLPNLPTSLTNSVRDLNIQTSSLTSQVTSQVTATTSSAAAHIPTWAKNYLGGIGSANSDDPPYVRLRREAAKADQAYHDGVRETETKRLQMEEKIERGLRLWERWERERLGVVRTVLKHYEDTLAKLPKRLADLQEGTALAVEAYNPEADLKALIEGSRTGPFRPRPHIYESVEGDVPDVNFGIDLRRWAGDGAWKQIVAEPKRAKDAIPDILEGLLVGIKDLGAEVNDDERRKAWIYEVPLEELHALRGAINNSKLSADDITETSKKFNLPIAAGTLKLWLLELNPPVLGWEGWEDAKAIYPSVGADQERDMSSAVTSVLNRLPAPQLFSLNAVVRHLKDLITSTKSEKDDDKTYTTKLALSIGRSLLRPQYETELTIQDRTPSLFLVDLLEHYDTVFPALLEKKKTQQELVLPQRKRTALVDQRISRSRLSESTDPQELLQQQRALQSQRGAEDDVPPVPALPKTEEPATVAEPTPAAEPSAAEATTTPVIAEPTPVVATAGETRPETPPIARKTPSPAARSPAATTEDEPIAGSVGGLKRNTSHETSRLRGPRGARGPRAAPSHQSKGSVSQIAAQFEGSK, translated from the exons ATGGacgtcgcccgcctcgtccgGACGCATGTGACGTCGTCGGACCTCGACccgagcggcgagctggtcgact GCATCAACGCCGGCaacgcgcagctgctcgacgtcgtcaaggcgctcggcgagttcCTCACCtcgaccgaggacgacgtgcggCTGAAgg GCCTCACGTTCCTCTCGAATCTTATCAAGAAGGTCAACCCGGGCAAGATCAACCGGCCCGCAG CCCGTACCCTCACAAACTTctacctcgccaagctggacgactttgactcgctcccgccgacgctggacgcgctgctcgtgctgtCCAAGCTGGCgacgtttgacgacgacacggcggtgGAAGTGTACCGCGA GATCGTCGAAAACGTCAACATGAAGGCATACACCCAGAGCGTGCGGCACCAGGTGTACCTCCTCTTCGACTCGTTCCTCACGCACCACCGcgagg cgctcAAGAAGATGGGGCCCGACTTCATCGCGAGCTTCGCCAAGatggtcgacggcgagaaggaCCCGCGCAACCTTATGCTCCTATTCCAGCTGGACCGGgtcatcctcctcgagtTTGACGTCAAGGCGCAGATTGAC GACATCTTTGACATCACGTTCTGCTACTTCCCCATCACGTTCCGCCCGCCCCCGAACGACCCCTACGGCATCACGGCcgacgacctcaagctcgccctgcgcgcgtgcatggccgcctcgccgtacTTTGCCAAGGCGGCCATCCCGCTCTTCCTCGAGAAGTTCGTCACGGCCGCCGggccgacgctgcgcgacCTGCTCTTGACGATGGCGGCCTGCTTCCCCGTGTATGGCAAGGacgcggtcggcgagcgcggcgaggagctgtgGGAGGTGCTCAAGACCGAG GTCTTCTactcgtccagctcgtcgatcgagtcggccgcCCTCCAGgccctcgagtcgctcatTCGCACCCTCTACCCCACGGCCACTGACACCCcggccggcctcgcgcagaCCATCATCAAGCAATGCCTCGAGGGCCTCAAGGAGCCCGAGAAGAACCAGGCGGCCGGGTCGGCcaagtcgctcgccgcgtTCATCCGCGCGTCGC CCTCCGCCGGCCCCTTCGCCTACTCCCAGGCGCTGCCCCAGCTCTTCAGGCAGTTCAACAACCCCGCGCTGCCATCCCAGCGTGTGCCACTGCTCAGCTCCATCACCACCCTGCTCATGGCTGCCAAGTCGGTGTATGCCGCGCCTGGGGCTGAGCGCAGGCAGGAGCAGGAACGCAGTCTCGAGCCGTTCCGTGAGCCACTGTTCGACGTCCTCCGCGAGGGCTTGCGGACCGACGGGCTCAAGACGGCCGCTGTGCGCGGCAGCGTGTCGCTTGCTGAGATTCCTGGGTTCTGGGGCCgccaggaggtcgaggagatCGTGCAGCTCATGAACGACCTCCTTGTCAATgaccacgacgaggagattcA ACGCGCCGTTCTCGATGGCCTCAAGACCATTGCCGAGAaacacgccgacgtcgtccaGTCCGTCACACTTCCCCTCCTCTTCCACACGTTGCCTGAGCAGGCGCCGGCCGAGAACGACTTTGAAGGGCGGGACAAGTACCGCTCCATCTTGTCATCTCTTTCCGAGCTGTGTGTCCTCCCCTCGCTGTTCGAGACGCTCGTGGTTCGCATCACGAccaagctcgacctcctctcGTCTGcaggcgccgacgctgagCAGACACCGAGCGAGCGGGAAACGACCGTCGCGTACGCCTGGGACCTGCTCAACACTCTGCGTAGCGTCTTGGACCAGAAGCTGGCCGCCAAGCACGTAGACGTCGCCCGCCACTACGCGCAGATTGTTCCCCGTCTCTTCGGTTTGGTCGTCAGCGCGGCCctgccccgcgccgaccgccaCGTTCCACTGTTCCGCGACCACCGTTtgctcgttgtcgtcgcgtcAATAGCCGAGGCCTTGTTCTGGGAGCAGCCTGAGGA GAAGCAGTCCAAGATCTTCGAGACGGCGCACTCTGCCTTCGAGTCGGGAGACCTTACGGGTGTTGTGTTCGACGCTGCGAGCGCGAAGACCGCGGCCCCGAGGTCACCGTTCCGACCTGACGCCACATCGCCCGAGCAGGATCTTATTGTGCTCTACACGGCCCTCGTGCGCGGCCTCAAGCCCAAGACGCCTCTGCCATTCCTCTCTGCCCCCGATCTACTCACGTCCAAGATCCAGTGGGCAGTTCACgttgcgcgcgacgagttCCAGCTGCGCACGGCGCTGGACCTCATCACCGCGTATGTGAACAAGCGTGTTGGAGACTTTGGCGATGCGCTCGGCCCCATCCTTGAGAGGATCTGCATGGTGGACATCCAGGACACTGCTCAGCCGTTTGAGATTCGCCGCAGGGGCTTGTTGGTGTACCTCCAT atTGCCAAGGCACTCGCCCTCCTGCGCAACGAGCTCGCCTACGCTGCCGTCGACCGCGTAATTGAGATTCTCGTCTTGTCCAACCTCGACCCCGTGTTCGTTGACGAGGCTGCTCGCGGATTCgctgtcctcgccgacgccggcaagccgaagggcaagggccgacccaaccacctcgtcgtcaagctGCTGCACGCGCAGAAGCTGTGGAGCTTCGTTCTCCCCAAGCTGATtgagggcgagaaggaggcaGAGGGAGCGAAGCGACTCGTCTACCTTGTGGCGTTCGCCTCGCTCCTGCCTCTGGTCCCTTCCACTGTGCTCCTCTCCAACCTCCCAACT ctcctccccctccttcTCCGCTCGCTGTCCCTCCCCAACCCAGCTCAGCGGGCAAACGTCATCACCACCCTCACATCCATCCTCGAGACTGCCaactcgtcgacggcgaccgaCACGCTACTGCACGAGCAGGCCGAAGCCATTGTGGACGGGTTCTTGAAGTCGGCGCTGCGAGAGGACGGCGTGGAGACATCAGGT GCTGTCCgctccgccgcgctgctcggtCTCGGAGTGTTCCCCGACTCGATCCGGTACGAGACGCTGCGAGGTGCCAAGGCACGCGTTGTGCGGAGCCTGGGCttggcgctcgacgacccgcTCCGCGCTGTGCGTCGCGAGGCAGTGGACACGCGTGCCAAGTGGTACAG ACAGCAGACGGTCACCATGGCGCCCGTCACCCTGCCGCCGTCCTTTTACAACTCGTTCTGGAGCCCAGACTACCGCACCGGCCTGGATGTGCTGTTCGGCCAGCTCGAGTCG GGCGTGATTGAGAACAGCGACATTGCGGCGTTCATCGAG TCACAAGCCCGCGCTCACCacaacctcgccgcggcgctcctcgagcccCCGCTCAACGCCAACCGCcagagcacgtcgtcgctgcaGCACACGCTGCTCTCGCTCAAGGGCGCGTCGagtgcgcgcggcgaggcgcaccgcgcactcgcgctcgagctgcaggagcacgtcctcctcccgTTCAACGGCTGGCGGGCGCGCCACGAGGGCCGcatcgaggacgcgcgcgacgagttCCTCGCAAAGGGCGGCGTCGTGAGCACCTGGGAGAAGGAGGTGCAGCGGCTCATGGGC CTCCGCCAGGCGTACGCTGCCAAGAgccgcgctgccgacgacagcgaggacga GGCCAAGTttgctggcgccgccgcgacccagCTCGCACCGCCCGATAGCTACACCGCTTCACCGCCACCAAAGCACTCGCCCCTCAAGCGCTCTGGCACGGTCGCAGACAGAATCACAGAGAAGCTCCGCGCGGCCCACATTCGCAATGGCAGTGTCACGGACGACAAGGACCTCCCTCCGGCtcctggtggtggtgctggtgctgagccggcgtcgccttcgccgctggcgcgccTCCGCCCCGTCGACCCCGTGGCTGACAccgactcgccgtcgagccccaAGGAGGATGCATTCATCCCGCCTACTGACCCCGATGGATTGCCCCTCCTCAGCGCCGAGTTTGTCCCTCCTGTGCccggcaaggacggcgagtcgcccctctcgccccgccgcgacCCCCGCGAGCAGCCGCTCCTGCTATCTGGCCTGTCGCTCACGGCCAAGggcctcggccagctcctcggcaagtTTGACCACTATCTCAACACGCACCCAGCCCCTGGCACCCTCGTGGACAATGACCTGCCTACCACGCGTCAGGCGCTCGCGTCTCGCCAGCACAGCACAATCATCGGCACGTACGAGAAGACGTTtaccggcgaggaggtcgtcaCGTGGCTGCAGAACAATATCGAGGGCTTCGGTGGCGAGTGGGACCGTtgtctcgacgccgctggcgagcTCCAGCGCATGGGCCACTTTAGCCGTACTGGTGTCGGCCGCGGTTTCGACCCGTCTGACGACACGTACTACACGCTGCGTCTGGTCCCCGACAACAGCTCCCTCCCCAACCTCCCCACCTCGCTCACCAACTCGGTCCGCGACCTCAACATCCAGACCTCGAGTCTCACTTCCCAGGTCACTTCCCAGGTGACGGCCACTACGTCGTCAGCCGCGGCTCACATCCCCACCTGGGCTAAGAACTACCTCGGTGGCATTGGCTCGGCTAACTCGGATGACCCGCCCTATGTCCGCCTTCGCCGCGAAGCCGCCAAAGCTGACCAGGCTTATCACGACGGCGTGCGTGAGACCGAGACCAAGCGTCTCCAGATGGAGGAGAAGATTGAGCGTGGTCTGCGTCTGTGGGAGAGGTGGGAGCGtgagcgtctcggcgtcgtgcgcacCGTCCTCAAGCACTACGAGGACacgctcgccaagctccccaagcgcctggccgacctccaggagggcacggcgctcgccgtcgaggcctacaaccccgaggccgacttAAAAGCCCTTATCGAGGGCAGCCGTACCGGCCCCttccgcccccgcccgcacaTTTACGAGTCGGTCGAGGGCGATGTCCCCGACGTCAACTTTGGTATCGACCTGCGCCGCTGGGCCGGTGATGGTGCTTGGAAGCAGATCGTGGCCGAGCCCAAGCGCGCAAAGGATGCCATCCCTGACATTCTCGAgggtctcctcgtcggcatcaaggacctcggcgccgaggtcaacgacgacgagcgccgcaagGCCTGGATCTACGAGGtgccgctcgaggagctgcatGCGCTCCGCGGTGCCATCAACAACTCGAAGCTGTCAGCCGACGACATTACCGAGACGTCCAAGAAGTTCAACCTGCCCATTGCCGCCGGGACCCTCAAGCTGTGGCTTCTCGAGCTCAACCCGCCCGTGCTTGGATGGGAAGGCTGGGAGGACGCAAAGGCCATCTACCCGTCTGTTGGTGCCGACCAGGAGCGTGACATGTCCAGTGCGGTGACGTCGGTGCTCAACCGTCTTCCTGCGCCGCAGCTGTTCAGCCTCAACGCTGTGGTCAGGCATCTCAAGGACCTTATCACAAGCACCAAGtcggagaaggacgacgacaagacgTACACGACAAAACTCGCCCTCTCTATTGGCCGAagcctcctccgcccgcaGTACGAGACCGAGCTCACGATCCAGGACCGCACGCCAAGTCTCTTCCTTGTCGATCTCCTTGAGCACTACGACACCGTGTTCCCTGCGCTtctcgagaagaagaagacgcaGCAGGAGCTTGTGCTTCCCCAGCGCAAGCGGACTGCCCTCGTTGACCAGCGTATCTCTCGAAGCCGCCTCAGCGAGTCGACAGATCCCCAGGAGCTCcttcagcagcagcgtgctCTGCAgtcgcagcgcggcgccgaagaCGATGTGCCACCGGTGCCTGCACTTCCCAAGACGGAGGAGCCTGCGACTGTCGCTGAGCCGACCCCAGCTGCGGAGCCTTCCGCTGCGgaggccacgacgacgcctgtGATTGCCGAGCCCACACCTGTTGTTGCTACCGCGGGCGAGACAAGACCAGAGACCCCGCCTATCGCTCGCAAGACGCCTtcgcctgctgctcgctctCCTGCTGCTACCACTGAGGATGAGCCGATTGCCGGCTCTGTGGGTGGCCTTAAGCGCAACACGTCTCACGAGACGTCGCGTCTTCGTGGTCCCAGAGGTGCGCGCGgtcctcgcgcggcgcctTCTCACCAGTCCAAGGGGTCTGTTAGTCAGATTGCGGCCCAGTTCGAAGGCAGCAAGTAG